A single Prevotella sp. E15-22 DNA region contains:
- a CDS encoding deoxynucleoside kinase: protein MHIAVAGNIGSGKSTLTRMLARHYGWEARFESVDGNPYLEDYYRDIHRWSFNMEVFFLKERFRDLIDISKADHTIIQDRTIFEGVYVFMQNNKAMGNLSDRDFETYMELFEQMMTVVRYPDLMIYLRASVPHLVGNIQKRGREYEQSMQLEYLENLNRRYDDFINKMYKGRVMIIEKDGLDYQNNPKDFAQIVDRIDATLFGLFPE, encoded by the coding sequence ATGCATATAGCAGTAGCAGGAAATATTGGCAGTGGGAAGTCGACACTCACGCGTATGCTGGCCCGTCATTACGGATGGGAGGCGCGCTTCGAGTCGGTCGACGGGAATCCCTATCTGGAAGATTATTATCGGGATATACACCGATGGTCGTTTAATATGGAGGTGTTCTTCCTGAAAGAACGCTTTCGAGATTTAATTGATATATCAAAGGCTGATCATACCATTATTCAGGATCGCACCATCTTCGAGGGTGTCTATGTGTTTATGCAGAATAATAAAGCCATGGGCAACCTGAGTGATCGCGACTTTGAGACCTATATGGAACTCTTTGAGCAGATGATGACGGTGGTTCGCTATCCTGATTTGATGATCTATCTGCGTGCGTCGGTTCCCCATCTGGTGGGAAATATTCAAAAACGCGGACGTGAGTATGAACAGTCGATGCAGTTGGAATATCTTGAGAACCTGAACCGTCGTTACGACGATTTTATCAATAAAATGTATAAGGGTCGCGTGATGATCATTGAGAAGGACGGACTGGATTATCAGAATAATCCTAAGGACTTCGCACAGATTGTGGACCGTATTGACGCCACCCTTTTTGGACTCTTCCCAGAATAA
- a CDS encoding beta-L-arabinofuranosidase domain-containing protein, whose protein sequence is MKKPKLLFAGVLALTLQSANAQTDLYPKHFALHEVTLTDGPFRTAQDKNIDMLLQYDTDRLLTPFVRQSGLSATTNAQSPYYQWEQRHPNFKNWGGDAGFDLSGHVGGHYVSALALAYAASHNEAQRTKLKERLDYMLKVMKDCQDAYDKNTEGLYGFIGGQPINESWKKLYAGDLSGISKNWGWVPFYCEHKVLAGLRDAYLYAGSKEAKEMFHKLADWSANLIAKVDDQAFEGFLNCEHGGMNESLLDAYQLFGDKKYLEAAKKYTHKAMLNGMQTLNTTFLDGKHANTQVPKFIGMERIGELDATAHNYITAAENFWQDVAQNRTVCIGGNSVNEHFLTAANSNRYIDQPDGPESCNTNNMLKFSEMLFDRTGDAKYVDFYEQAMWNHILSTQDPQTGGYVYFTTLRPQGYRIYSVPNKGMWCCVGTGMENHSKYGHFVFTHDGKKTLYVNLFTASKLQSKDFVVTQTTQFPYEPKTTLTIGKSGKYSIAIRHPEWVDNDFKVTVNGQEINGLTAIAGEASYVTISRKWKKGDVIEVSLPMVLRYEVCPNYEDYIAFKYGPILLGANTTNGSEKLQNEYGLEGRMDHSPGAMGKQMNLLSAPLLIGARADVLSRVKPQDLSKLTFTIDANRPGVGSYKWHTLTLQPFYQIHHDRYMCYWYQQTPENFAKSDMAKTEARNEELIRHTVDFVAAGEQQSEAGHEYNYSSDSNTGLYRSERYRDARANGHIQYTLVNQNDSKNLCVMLRFNLADKGRMAVLTINDKKVADITIPATVEGAEPNGFFEMKYDIPAEMVSSTKRFVVRLTASPTTLCPGLYYLRLYQK, encoded by the coding sequence ATGAAAAAACCTAAGTTACTATTCGCTGGGGTACTGGCATTGACGCTGCAATCTGCCAATGCACAGACCGACCTCTACCCCAAGCACTTCGCACTGCACGAGGTGACCCTGACCGACGGCCCTTTCAGGACGGCCCAGGACAAAAACATCGACATGCTGCTGCAGTACGACACTGACCGTTTGCTGACGCCTTTCGTACGCCAGTCAGGGCTCTCGGCCACCACCAATGCACAGAGTCCCTACTACCAGTGGGAGCAGCGCCATCCCAACTTCAAGAACTGGGGCGGCGATGCAGGCTTCGACCTCAGCGGCCATGTGGGCGGCCATTATGTGTCGGCCCTGGCACTGGCCTATGCTGCCAGTCACAACGAGGCCCAGCGCACCAAGTTGAAAGAGCGCCTGGACTATATGCTGAAGGTGATGAAGGACTGTCAGGACGCCTACGACAAGAACACTGAGGGCCTTTATGGCTTCATTGGCGGACAGCCCATCAACGAGTCGTGGAAAAAACTCTATGCTGGCGACCTCTCAGGCATCAGCAAGAACTGGGGCTGGGTGCCCTTCTATTGCGAGCATAAGGTGCTGGCAGGCCTGCGCGATGCCTATCTCTATGCAGGCAGCAAGGAGGCCAAGGAGATGTTCCATAAGTTGGCCGACTGGAGTGCCAACCTCATTGCCAAGGTCGACGACCAGGCCTTCGAGGGCTTCCTCAACTGCGAGCATGGCGGCATGAACGAGTCGCTGCTCGACGCCTATCAACTTTTTGGCGACAAGAAATACCTCGAGGCAGCCAAGAAATACACCCACAAAGCCATGCTCAACGGCATGCAGACGCTCAACACCACGTTCCTCGACGGCAAGCACGCCAACACCCAGGTGCCTAAGTTCATTGGCATGGAGCGCATTGGCGAGCTGGACGCCACAGCCCATAATTATATCACGGCCGCAGAGAACTTCTGGCAGGACGTGGCACAGAACCGTACCGTTTGCATTGGCGGCAACTCAGTGAACGAACACTTTCTCACTGCTGCCAACAGCAACCGCTACATCGACCAGCCCGATGGCCCAGAGTCGTGCAACACGAACAACATGCTGAAGTTCTCAGAGATGCTGTTCGACCGTACTGGCGATGCCAAGTATGTGGACTTCTACGAGCAGGCCATGTGGAACCACATCCTCTCAACCCAGGACCCCCAGACAGGTGGCTATGTTTATTTCACCACACTGCGTCCTCAGGGCTATCGCATCTACTCTGTGCCCAACAAGGGCATGTGGTGCTGCGTGGGCACAGGCATGGAGAACCACTCAAAGTATGGCCATTTCGTGTTCACCCACGATGGCAAGAAGACACTCTACGTGAACCTCTTCACGGCCTCAAAACTCCAGAGTAAGGATTTTGTGGTGACACAGACCACCCAGTTCCCCTACGAGCCCAAGACCACCCTCACCATTGGCAAGAGTGGCAAGTATAGCATTGCCATCCGCCATCCTGAATGGGTGGACAACGACTTCAAGGTGACTGTCAATGGTCAGGAGATTAACGGTCTGACAGCCATCGCAGGCGAGGCCAGCTACGTCACCATCAGTCGTAAGTGGAAGAAGGGCGACGTGATTGAGGTGAGTCTGCCCATGGTTCTGCGCTATGAGGTATGTCCCAACTACGAGGACTACATTGCCTTTAAGTATGGCCCCATCCTGCTGGGTGCCAACACCACCAATGGCAGCGAGAAACTGCAGAACGAATATGGCCTCGAGGGGCGTATGGACCACTCGCCTGGCGCCATGGGCAAGCAGATGAACCTCCTGTCGGCTCCCCTGCTCATTGGCGCACGTGCCGATGTGCTCAGTCGCGTAAAACCTCAGGACCTGTCAAAGCTCACCTTCACCATCGACGCCAATCGTCCTGGTGTGGGCAGCTATAAGTGGCACACGCTCACCCTGCAGCCCTTCTATCAGATTCACCACGATCGCTATATGTGCTACTGGTATCAGCAGACGCCAGAGAACTTTGCCAAGAGCGACATGGCCAAGACTGAGGCTCGCAACGAGGAGCTGATTCGCCACACTGTCGACTTCGTGGCTGCTGGCGAACAGCAGAGCGAGGCTGGTCACGAATACAACTACAGCAGCGATTCGAACACAGGTCTCTATCGTTCAGAGCGCTATCGCGATGCACGTGCCAACGGCCATATCCAGTACACGCTGGTCAATCAGAACGACAGCAAGAACCTCTGCGTCATGCTGCGCTTCAACCTGGCCGACAAGGGTCGCATGGCCGTGCTCACCATCAACGACAAAAAAGTGGCCGATATCACGATACCAGCCACTGTCGAGGGTGCAGAACCCAACGGATTCTTTGAAATGAAATATGATATTCCAGCCGAGATGGTGAGCAGCACCAAGCGCTTTGTGGTTCGCCTCACAGCATCGCCCACCACGCTCTGCCCAGGCCTCTACTACCTCCGTTTGTATCAGAAGTAG
- the coaW gene encoding type II pantothenate kinase, producing MGIIIGIDVGISTTKIVGLIDGKPSAPIRITAADPITSLYGAFGKYLHDNNLQLEEIEHVMLTGVGAAYVKGDVYGVKTSRCDEFVADALGARYESRLDHAIVVSMGTGTSFVMCHGDEFRHIGGIGIGGGTLQGLSRIMLNTSDIKQVSELAKQGNIKNINLLIGDISAQPLPGLPMEATASLFAHAKNDASREDIACGIITMVLQSIGSASVLAAQGTDCRDMVLIGNLSLLPQSKEIFPALEKLYNVRFHIPKYSQFCTAIGAALAYEKK from the coding sequence ATGGGTATTATAATAGGTATTGACGTGGGCATCAGCACCACAAAGATAGTAGGATTGATTGACGGAAAACCATCGGCACCAATACGTATCACGGCTGCCGACCCCATTACTTCACTCTATGGAGCATTTGGTAAATATCTTCACGACAACAACCTGCAACTTGAGGAGATTGAGCACGTGATGTTGACTGGCGTAGGTGCTGCCTACGTTAAGGGCGACGTCTATGGTGTAAAGACCAGTCGTTGCGACGAGTTTGTGGCCGATGCTCTGGGTGCCCGCTACGAGAGCCGCCTGGACCACGCCATTGTCGTGTCGATGGGCACTGGCACCTCGTTTGTGATGTGTCATGGCGATGAGTTCCGCCATATCGGCGGCATTGGCATTGGTGGCGGCACCCTACAGGGTCTCAGTCGTATCATGCTGAATACCAGCGACATCAAGCAGGTGTCTGAGTTGGCCAAGCAGGGCAACATCAAGAACATCAACCTGCTCATTGGCGACATCTCGGCCCAGCCCCTCCCTGGTCTACCCATGGAAGCCACCGCCTCACTCTTTGCCCACGCCAAGAACGATGCCTCGCGCGAGGATATTGCCTGCGGCATCATCACCATGGTACTTCAAAGTATTGGCTCGGCCTCTGTCCTGGCAGCCCAAGGCACCGACTGTCGCGATATGGTACTCATTGGCAACCTGTCGCTCCTGCCCCAGAGCAAGGAGATTTTCCCAGCCTTGGAAAAGCTCTACAACGTACGCTTCCATATCCCCAAGTATTCACAGTTCTGCACTGCCATTGGTGCAGCCTTAGCCTACGAAAAGAAATAA
- a CDS encoding zinc-dependent metalloprotease: protein MRTIALLLGLTLATTTIQARTSYVAKSDTIKQDTVKHDSIAADTAKVEKPKKETEYEKIVKKGGTVMKGLFTVRHIEDKYYFEVPDSMLGRMILCVNRFTAVPQNFGKFAGEEANDITFYLEKRDTTQILVRQYVLTQIAKEGDNIRRTLQQSTINPIVMDLKIIGHNEANDAHLVEVTPMFKGNSKLTDLASSLKTSLKLGAPQNNTTFIDTMKVYPNNIEIVTTRTYAAQNGQSPASQTGNITLGMNTSMVLLPKEPMRGRLWDERVGYFVNGVTLFSDDQHKTQHESFIARYRLVPKDKKKYLRGELTEPEKQIVYYIDPATPKKWLPYLIQGVNDWNVAFEAAGFKNAIVAKVLPEDDPNVSMEDARYSGLRYLPAEIENAYGPHIIDPRSGEIIEAHICWYHNVMNLLTKWYMVQCGPLDKKAQTMKFDDKLMGELIRFVSSHEVGHTLGLRHNMCASNATPVEKLRDKSWVEKNGHTSSIMDYARFNYVAQPEDHVSEKGLFPRINDYDKWAIKWGYQWRPEFKDEYEEKEKLMKETSEVLRNNRRLWWLGGEGWGEDPRAQTEDLGDDAVKASEYGIKNLKRVMDNLPKWTKQDNDQYDDLREMWNAVVDQYSRYMNHVRNNIGGRYNNNTPGLEPYVGVPKERQKEALLFLGRHVFDTPEWLFPDNIMSKNGTNVLMTMSNRQENILSQLMSISRLNGIANTGYPTEEFLNDLFAEVWQKEGDTDLKKKLRRSLQRSYVQNLNDLLNPTAQDQKNYAIQYHTDAILYVMQNLQKVEDYCKQQVQAQSGINKLHYEDLLREIKLIRDRRTTVK, encoded by the coding sequence ATGAGAACAATTGCATTATTACTGGGACTAACCTTGGCCACCACAACCATCCAAGCCAGAACGTCCTACGTCGCTAAGTCCGACACCATCAAGCAAGACACCGTCAAGCACGACAGTATTGCTGCCGACACGGCTAAAGTGGAGAAACCCAAGAAAGAGACGGAATACGAGAAGATCGTCAAGAAGGGAGGCACTGTGATGAAAGGCCTCTTCACCGTACGCCACATCGAGGATAAGTATTACTTCGAGGTGCCCGACTCGATGCTGGGCCGCATGATTCTCTGCGTGAACCGCTTCACTGCCGTTCCTCAGAACTTTGGCAAGTTTGCCGGCGAGGAAGCCAACGATATCACCTTCTATCTTGAGAAGCGCGACACCACCCAGATTCTGGTTCGCCAGTACGTGTTGACCCAGATTGCCAAGGAGGGCGACAACATCCGTCGCACCCTGCAGCAGTCAACCATCAACCCCATTGTGATGGATCTCAAGATTATTGGTCACAACGAGGCCAACGATGCCCATCTGGTGGAGGTAACGCCCATGTTCAAGGGCAACAGTAAGCTGACCGACCTGGCCAGCAGTCTGAAAACCAGTCTGAAGCTGGGTGCCCCTCAGAACAACACCACCTTCATCGACACCATGAAGGTCTATCCCAACAACATCGAGATTGTCACCACACGTACCTATGCTGCCCAGAACGGACAGTCGCCTGCCTCGCAGACTGGCAACATCACCCTGGGCATGAACACCAGCATGGTACTGCTGCCCAAGGAGCCCATGCGTGGCCGTCTGTGGGACGAGCGCGTTGGCTATTTTGTCAATGGCGTCACCCTGTTCAGCGACGACCAGCACAAGACGCAGCACGAGTCGTTCATTGCCCGCTATCGTCTGGTGCCCAAGGACAAGAAGAAGTATCTGCGCGGCGAGTTGACTGAACCTGAGAAGCAGATTGTCTATTATATCGACCCTGCCACGCCTAAGAAGTGGCTGCCCTACCTCATTCAGGGTGTAAACGACTGGAACGTGGCTTTCGAGGCTGCTGGCTTCAAGAACGCCATCGTGGCCAAGGTGCTGCCTGAGGACGACCCCAACGTGAGCATGGAGGACGCTCGCTATTCTGGCCTGCGCTACCTGCCTGCTGAGATCGAAAATGCCTATGGCCCTCATATCATCGACCCTCGCTCAGGCGAGATTATCGAGGCACATATCTGCTGGTATCACAACGTGATGAACCTGCTCACCAAATGGTATATGGTGCAGTGTGGTCCTCTGGACAAGAAAGCACAGACCATGAAGTTCGACGACAAACTGATGGGCGAGCTCATCCGCTTTGTGAGCAGTCACGAGGTGGGCCACACCCTGGGCTTGCGCCACAATATGTGTGCCTCTAACGCCACACCCGTCGAGAAGTTGCGCGACAAGTCTTGGGTCGAAAAGAACGGTCACACCTCTTCTATCATGGACTATGCCCGCTTCAACTATGTGGCTCAGCCTGAGGACCATGTCTCAGAAAAGGGACTCTTCCCTCGCATCAACGACTACGACAAATGGGCCATCAAGTGGGGCTACCAGTGGCGCCCTGAGTTCAAGGACGAGTACGAGGAGAAAGAGAAACTGATGAAGGAGACCTCAGAGGTGCTGCGCAACAATCGCCGCCTGTGGTGGCTGGGTGGCGAAGGCTGGGGAGAAGACCCACGCGCCCAGACCGAGGACCTGGGTGACGATGCTGTGAAGGCTTCAGAATATGGCATCAAGAACCTGAAACGCGTGATGGACAACCTACCCAAATGGACCAAGCAGGACAACGACCAGTACGACGATCTACGCGAGATGTGGAATGCTGTCGTTGATCAGTACAGCCGTTATATGAACCATGTACGCAACAATATCGGTGGTCGATATAATAACAACACACCTGGTCTGGAGCCCTACGTCGGCGTACCTAAAGAGCGTCAGAAAGAAGCACTGCTATTCCTTGGTCGTCATGTGTTCGATACACCCGAATGGCTTTTCCCCGACAACATCATGTCAAAGAATGGCACCAACGTTCTGATGACCATGAGCAACCGACAGGAGAACATTTTGTCACAGCTGATGTCAATATCCAGGCTGAACGGCATCGCCAATACTGGCTACCCCACCGAGGAATTCCTGAATGATCTCTTTGCTGAGGTGTGGCAGAAGGAGGGCGATACCGACCTGAAAAAGAAGTTACGTCGCAGTCTGCAGCGCTCATACGTTCAGAATCTGAACGATCTGCTGAACCCCACAGCACAGGATCAGAAGAACTATGCCATTCAGTATCACACCGATGCCATACTCTATGTGATGCAGAACCTACAGAAGGTCGAGGACTACTGCAAACAGCAGGTTCAGGCCCAAAGTGGCATCAACAAGCTGCACTACGAGGATCTGCTTCGCGAGATAAAACTGATCCGTGACCGTCGAACCACAGTAAAATAA